The following coding sequences are from one Caminicella sporogenes DSM 14501 window:
- a CDS encoding pyridoxal phosphate-dependent aminotransferase, protein MLSKKISNITPSYTIGISTKITELKKQGIDIINLSIGEPDFFTPKKAKEEGIKAIHDNKTKYDAASGLKNLKKVIQEKLEMENNISYDLDEIVISSGAKHAITNTLIAFLDPGDEVIIPKPYWVSYSEMVKLLDGVPIFVDTDRQNDFKITASDLEKTISPKTKLLFITNPSNPTGAVYQKKELMSIVDICYENNVHIIADEIYEKICYTNNFVSIASLSEKAKEITITINGLSKSAAMTGWRIGYSACKKEIATAIATIQGHLVSHPSTISQWAAYGALTLCKNEMEEMVKIYKNRRDKVILELSKVSNLSFIKPQGAFYIFIDISKLKNKIQYKNSFSIEFSNKLLDKYKVAVVPGIAFGMDDYIRISYACNINDVIEGINRLNKFIEDLNS, encoded by the coding sequence ATGTTATCAAAAAAAATAAGTAATATAACCCCATCTTATACCATAGGAATAAGTACAAAAATAACTGAATTAAAAAAACAAGGCATAGATATAATTAATTTAAGCATTGGAGAACCTGATTTTTTTACTCCTAAAAAAGCAAAAGAAGAAGGAATAAAAGCAATACATGATAATAAAACTAAATATGATGCTGCATCTGGATTAAAGAATTTGAAAAAAGTAATACAAGAAAAATTAGAAATGGAAAACAACATATCATATGATTTAGATGAAATAGTCATATCAAGTGGAGCTAAACATGCTATTACAAATACATTAATAGCTTTTTTAGATCCTGGCGATGAAGTAATCATACCTAAACCCTACTGGGTCAGCTATTCCGAAATGGTAAAACTATTAGATGGAGTTCCTATATTTGTAGATACAGATAGACAAAATGATTTTAAAATAACTGCTTCTGATTTAGAAAAAACAATATCTCCTAAAACAAAATTATTATTTATTACAAATCCTTCAAATCCTACTGGTGCCGTTTATCAAAAAAAAGAACTTATGTCTATAGTAGATATATGCTATGAAAATAACGTTCATATTATTGCTGATGAAATATATGAAAAAATTTGCTACACAAATAATTTTGTCAGTATAGCCTCTCTATCGGAAAAAGCTAAAGAAATAACTATAACTATTAATGGACTATCAAAATCAGCAGCAATGACCGGATGGAGAATAGGATATTCTGCTTGTAAAAAAGAAATTGCTACAGCTATTGCAACTATACAAGGACATCTCGTATCTCATCCCTCTACTATATCACAATGGGCTGCCTATGGAGCACTAACTCTTTGTAAAAACGAAATGGAAGAAATGGTAAAAATATATAAAAATCGTAGGGATAAAGTAATACTAGAATTGTCTAAAGTCTCTAATTTATCATTCATTAAACCTCAAGGAGCTTTTTATATATTTATTGATATTTCTAAACTTAAAAATAAAATACAATACAAAAACAGCTTCTCTATTGAATTTTCCAATAAATTATTAGATAAATACAAGGTAGCTGTTGTACCAGGAATAGCTTTTGGAATGGATGATTATATAAGAATTTCATATGCTTGCAATATAAACGATGTTATTGAAGGTATAAATAGATTAAATAAATTTATTGAAGATTTAAATAGTTAG